A portion of the Pseudomonas sp. PSE14 genome contains these proteins:
- the dadR gene encoding transcriptional regulator DadR: MRTQHQSRRELDKIDRNILRILQEEGRISFTELGERVGLSTTPCTERVRRLEREGIIMGYNARLNPQYLKASLLVFVEISLDYKSGDTFEDFRRSVLKLPHVLECHLVSGHFDYLVKARISEMASYRKLLGDILLKLPHVRESKSYIVMEEVKESLTLPIPD, from the coding sequence ATGAGAACCCAGCATCAAAGCCGCCGCGAACTGGACAAGATCGATCGCAACATCCTGCGCATCCTGCAGGAGGAGGGTCGCATCTCCTTCACCGAACTGGGCGAGCGGGTCGGCCTCTCCACCACACCGTGCACCGAGCGGGTGCGGCGACTGGAACGCGAGGGGATCATCATGGGCTACAACGCCCGCCTCAACCCGCAGTACCTCAAGGCCAGCCTGCTGGTGTTCGTCGAGATCAGCCTGGACTACAAGTCCGGCGATACCTTCGAGGACTTCCGCCGCTCGGTGCTCAAGCTGCCCCACGTGCTGGAGTGCCACCTCGTGTCGGGCCACTTCGACTACCTGGTGAAAGCGCGCATCTCGGAAATGGCCTCCTACCGCAAGCTGCTGGGCGACATCCTGCTCAAGCTGCCGCACGTGCGCGAATCCAAGAGCTACATCGTCATGGAAGAGGTAAAAGAAAGCCTGACTCTGCCGATTCCGGATTGA
- a CDS encoding FAD-binding oxidoreductase has protein sequence MNARVHQPVHTDHHAPSYYAASANRRIEVPPLAGEEKADVCIIGGGFSGLNTAIELAERGLSVVLLEAHQIGWGASGRNGGQLIRGVGHGVEQFEPVIGADGVRQLKLMGLEAVEIVRRRVEQYGIDCDLTWGYCDLANKPSDVEGFQEDFDELKGLGYRHELRMVPKEEMRSIVGSDLYVGGMVDMGSGHLHPLNLALGEAAVAQSLGVRLFENSKVITIDYGREVRVRTAGGSVLAKTLVIACNAYQNGLNPYLDGKVLPAGSYVIATEPLSAEQAHALLPQNMAVCDQRVALDYYRLSADNRLLFGGACHYSGRDPADIAAYMRPKMLKVFPHLANVRIDYQWGGMIGIGANRLPQIGRLPDQPNVYFAQAYAGHGVNATHLAGRLLAEAIAGQHSNGFELFAKVPHITFPGGKLLRSPLLALGMAWYRFKEALSS, from the coding sequence ATGAACGCCCGCGTTCACCAGCCGGTGCACACCGACCATCACGCCCCTTCCTACTATGCCGCGAGCGCCAACCGACGCATCGAAGTGCCGCCCCTGGCCGGCGAGGAAAAGGCCGACGTGTGCATCATCGGCGGTGGCTTCTCCGGGCTGAACACCGCCATCGAGCTGGCCGAGCGCGGTCTCTCGGTGGTGCTGCTGGAGGCCCACCAGATCGGCTGGGGCGCCAGCGGGCGTAATGGCGGGCAACTGATCCGCGGTGTCGGCCACGGCGTCGAGCAGTTCGAACCGGTAATTGGCGCCGACGGCGTGCGCCAACTCAAGCTGATGGGCCTGGAAGCGGTAGAAATCGTCCGCCGCCGCGTCGAGCAATACGGCATCGACTGCGACCTGACCTGGGGCTACTGCGACCTCGCCAACAAGCCTTCCGACGTCGAAGGCTTCCAGGAAGACTTCGATGAACTGAAGGGCCTCGGCTACCGCCACGAACTGCGCATGGTCCCGAAAGAGGAAATGCGCTCCATCGTCGGCTCCGACCTCTACGTCGGCGGCATGGTAGACATGGGCTCAGGCCATCTGCACCCCCTCAACCTCGCCCTGGGCGAGGCTGCCGTGGCGCAGAGCCTGGGCGTGCGCCTGTTCGAGAACTCCAAGGTGATCACGATCGACTACGGCCGCGAAGTGCGCGTGCGCACCGCCGGTGGCAGTGTGCTCGCCAAGACCCTGGTGATCGCCTGCAACGCCTACCAGAACGGCCTGAACCCCTACCTCGACGGCAAAGTGCTGCCCGCCGGCAGCTACGTGATCGCCACCGAGCCACTCTCCGCCGAGCAGGCCCATGCCCTGCTGCCGCAGAACATGGCGGTGTGCGACCAGCGCGTGGCGCTGGACTACTACCGCCTCTCGGCCGACAACCGCCTGCTGTTCGGCGGCGCCTGCCACTATTCGGGCCGCGACCCGGCGGACATCGCGGCCTACATGCGGCCGAAGATGCTCAAGGTATTCCCACACCTGGCCAACGTGCGCATCGACTACCAGTGGGGCGGCATGATCGGCATCGGCGCCAACCGCCTGCCGCAGATCGGCCGCCTGCCCGACCAGCCCAACGTGTACTTCGCCCAGGCCTATGCCGGCCACGGGGTGAACGCCACGCACCTGGCCGGCCGGCTACTCGCCGAAGCCATCGCCGGCCAGCACAGCAACGGTTTCGAGCTGTTCGCCAAGGTTCCACACATCACCTTCCCCGGCGGCAAGCTGCTGCGTTCGCCGCTGCTGGCACTGGGCATGGCCTGGTATCGCTTCAAGGAAGCGCTCTCCAG